TGAGTGAAACACCCATAGCAGTGGGCTCAGCACTACTCAGCAGCCTCCACGGGATGCACCGTCGGCTGCCACATCTCAAATGCCCGTcagcacccacacacacatacacatacgcacgcacgcacacctacAGAgtcgcacggcagcagcaccagtcGCGGAGAGCGCATCAGAGGTTGAGCAAAGAATAACGGTCTTGTCTTGCATTTGGGCGTGTGCCCTCAGCGTCAGCGATCCATTAGTGTCTCATCATGCCGGCTCTAGCAAACACAGAtatacacatacgcacgaacgcacgcacacctacAGAGTCGCActtctgcggcgccgcagcgcaccaaTCCTTCACAGACGCTGGACTCTTGATAGGCATGAGAGGAGTCGACAGCAACGACTAATCAGGGAGAGAAAGGTGGAAAAGAGGTCTGAAAGTAGCGAGggcgacgtggaggcgctgtAATGTGCCATACCAAGAGAGGCACTTTATGTGCCAGGGCTCAGGAAGATGCACAGTCACCGGGCGGCTGCGCACAGTGACGGTATTCTGATAGAGATGCGCGTCTGCAtatgcgcagcagcaccacatgGAGTAGCACACTCTGCTTCACCGGCTTCAAGCCATGGCGAAGTCCACCAAAAGAGTGGCGTAGGCTGATCAAACCTTCGCACGGTTTTGTGTCGCTTTTTCATTGTTTGACGCTGCCTCGAATGCCTGCATCCAAAGTCGGCCGAAcgtgcgtgctgcacgaTCCGGTCCACCTTCGAAGCTGGTCTGAGGATGGGGAGGGAAATCACGAAgatgcacacaaacagaagtaggcgggggaggcgggggcaGTTGCATAGAAGGAGgtcacacccacacacggtACAATTGTCCGTTATGGAGACGCTCGTTTTACAGAATGCAAGCACTTCTTCGTTGCAGCCTTTTCTCTCGTATTCATCGTCCTCGTGTCCCCGCAGTGGATGGCGGCGAGCACCTctgacacacacgcgtggaAAGGGTGCGGAGGAAAAGACACACAAGTTGTTCATCTTTGTAGAAAAGTTGTTAGACTGAATCGAGTGACAAGAGACAAATAGGGGGAGGGTGACACACAATACGCGAGCGATACGGAAGGAAACAAGGGCACCACGACACAGGCTAAGAAAACGAGGGGGGAAGGCGGAGGGTAGAGGGGAACACACACGAAACGGACGAATCGGGCAGAGACAccgtccttctctcttcctcacatgcgcgcatatagagacacacgcacacgctagCACACGGAGTCTAGAGCCACGCCTCTCGTTTCGCTGCATCACCCAATGAAGAGAAAAGGCAaagcaaaagaagaaacaacGAAACGGAGGTGGCGATTTGTTGTTGTGCCTTCGCGCACAGGCTCCCGGAGCGTCCGCGTACGTGGGTGCGGGACacgccgtgtgtgtgtatacgcATTTCCCGTGAGTGCGTGAGtaacacacacgcacacacgcagaacAGTGATCGGAAACATACAACAGCGAACATCGCAGACCGCGTAGAGCATGCTGCAGGGGGCTCGTACCTCTCATGCcaagcacatacacaccaAAAAGGGAccggaaaacaaaaagattAACGGAGCACATGCGCTCTCATTGACATCGAAGACACACAATCGAATGAAAAGGCGAAAACACCTCagcccttcctccctcaccgcCAGCCCATGGCCCCACTACCTTTAGCACTAACGACTGCGACCTCCAGGAAATGCACGACAGGCGCACACTTGCCGGACAGCAGACTGGCAgatgtgcgtctgtgtcggTGCCTGCCAAGCAGAAGAGAGGAACGGGATCGAGAGCACACCAAGGACCTGCAACGGGGGAGgcaggaagaagaagagatCGAATACGCACTTACAGAAAAACAGGAAGAGTCAGTGAAGTGGACTGCGCATCCAAAACTGATGTTCTCTAGCTGCTGTCCCCTGAAGGGGTTGGGCTACGTAAGCTATGGGGGAGTAAGCCTTCTCCGCTTTCGGGCCTCTCGGTCACGCCAGCGGCAATGTCGTCAATCAACATCACGTCAGACACAAGCCCTGAGAAACACGCGCCAACCAACACAGAGGGCAGAAGCAAAGGGCTGCTGTCGTTGTCGAGTGTCACGCACTCACCAATGAGCACGCGACGCAGAGGCTGAAGAAAACAGCAGGCACACAGCGATACTCTGATCcgacgggcagcggcgcctacAGCCAGTTGCCCACAAGCGCCATCAGCCCCATACCCACCCACAGAGACACAAACAGCATGATCTTCTTCACCGTGCGGTGCCCCTGCCCATCGCAGCAGTAGTGCTTCACATCCGCCACAAAGTCAccaagcagcagcgtgaaGGCGAGGTACAGCAGGATGCCGCCGCACAGCGTGTCCAGTACAGCAACAACAGTggcgaagccgctgccggacaTCGCAGACGGCGACACGGACACGGCAatcgcggccgctgccatGCCAGCTGGCGCGCTGAGGGAGAACACAAGGGCAAGAACAACATCCAGGGTGGCCGAAAACTTGGCGTCCACGAGACGCGACCCAACCGCCATGCCCTCGAACAGCTGGTGGAACACAAGCGCCACAAGCAGCGGCTTCAGCTCACTGTCTTTCTTGAGCCCGACATCCAGGCCCACAAACACGCTGTGCAGCGTCACACCGAACTCCATGCACACGGCGGAGATCACGCAGCGGAGGTAACCCATGTCCCGTGGTGGCGCCACTGACAGATGTTGGTGCCCGTGAGCAGCGGGCTCATCGCAGTGATGGTGTTGCACCGGGTGCtccggcgacagcgccaccagcggcacctcACAATCATCCAACGCAGCGACGGGCACCGTCGTCTGTGCACCGCTCTTCAAACTCGTGCTCTTACGTTCATCGGTCAAAGGCCCATCCGCCGGTGCTAGGCCCGAGGTGACGCCGGCGTCCACATCAGGGGAGAGCCCGCAGcactcgccgtcgcccttGCTTTCCGCCTtggccgcctctgcctctctcttcagCTTGGCCTTCATCCAGCGCTCAGCGATGTCCGCCAGCTGCATGTCCAGCGcctgcatcagcagcacagcaATCAGGGCAAGCAAGAAGTACAGCGGCCCGTAACTCTTCAGCACGGCGGGGATGCAATCCTCCGAGAAAGCCTCGGCGCCCTCGAAGATCAGGTGAATCGTCGACAcagacagcagcacgcccgTTGCAGCGGACTTCGCCACGGAGAACACATACGGGTATCTCACGAGAGAAGGGATGCACTTGCCGAGAATCGGAATCGCAGTGCCGAGGAGCGACACGAAGAGAATCAGGAACAGCGCGCCGACATGCAGGCCAAGTGAGTAGGCCCCGGTGAAGCCCCTGCACAGCGAGTGCTCTGTCTCTCCAACGTTGGCAGTGCTCGAGCCGTCGGCGTTGAgcggcgcagacacacgATACCCGAGCGCCATCAGGTACCTTGTGCTCGCCTCCACGCTCAGTTTCGCCGTCTCCATGGTTTGAGGTGGAAGGAGGGCGGTGGGCGGAAAAGTGGTGCTTCTGGTAAAacaagaaagagggggaTGGAGGATGAAAGGCTGCGtgcggaagagaaggaaagccGGTGATGAAGACAGGGCAACGGGGGCAGGGAGTGGGTGAATTATGAGGTAGGCGGACaagagtgagggagagcgtatgtgtaggtgtgtgtgctgtgtggATGCAAAGAAGCGGCAGGCCAGATGGAGCAGCGTAGAAAAAAATGAGGGAGcgagcagtggtggcggtggcgtggagACGACACTGGTGGAACAGCAACAAAACATTGGCGCCACGGTCGTCCTCTCCGCGCGCACTGGATAATTATCTTTGTATGGCGATGTAGGGGAgcaggcggccgcgcgaAACGACGTGTCACGTGAGTGAGCTCAGCAGTATCGTCAGCAAGACGCCCTCTTCTCAGCCGAGCTCAGCGTGCACACACCGGtgggcagcagtggcggcgcaaGAGAACATGGAGACGAGAGCTGGCGGCAACCGCTCACCCAGGTGTAACCGCTAAAAGTGACCGCGTGAATTTGACGGCCAAAATGAAGTTTACGGCTCCaacgccagcgctgccgacgcaTGCTCGATGGAGATATCCGGCGCAGAAGACGTGCGATGAAGACGACCAACTCGGCTTACGCATACAAAAAGAAGCACGGTCGGGCGTTCCCGCGGCCATTTAGTCACGGATGACCACCTTGAGGTGCCCGCACGTGCGTGACAACGAAAGTAGAAACCATCACGTGAAGGCTAACTTGGTGGAGAAAGAGGACGGACAGATgctccgcacacacacccatgCACACGCTAGCCCACACATACGTCAACAGACGTCCAGCGAAGCACTACTCCTACATGTCTACCGACTCACAAAAAGTTGAAAATCGGGAGAAAAGGAGGCGCACAGCAGTTGCCGAGGCGGTTGGGAGCGCAGGAACAACAAGAGGAAAACAGTGATCCGTGTGACCGgcaagacacacgcacacgcgcgcgtaaAAGGAGAATGCGCAAGCGGCGATCCCGCACAGACaccagaggaggaggagaggagacgaggcaaagagagagagacactaAAGCTCACAAGCATACGCACGCTTGGGCACGTCACTGTGACCATCGACAACAACGCCGACGCTCAAAAATGTCCCATGCGCCCAACGACAGCGCTGCACTCACGAAAACAGGCGTGCAAGGGAGCAGTAAGCCGTTAAAATTGGCGAATCCGTCAAGCAGGCGATGTGCCGCTCAGAAACTCATACAAGATTCACCGAAGCGTTGCTTGCCTACAAGCGCGCATGCAACGCAGCCCTACGCGAGCAAGCGGATGAAACCGTCAGCTAATGGTTCGCATACTGGCTCACCACGCATCGCAATCAATCGCGTTCCGCTTCTGTATGGATCGCGGCTGGcacagaaacaaaaagacgGTCGTCCCCTCAGATACGCCAAGAAACGACGACAACACAGACCGAGAGGGACGCAAGTCACTCCAGGCAGCGAATGCCGCTCTGCACGCTCCTTCGTTCGCCGTATACGACGGCCGCCACGATACGCGTGCACCCCATACAGACGCTCACACGCGGACAGACTCGCAACCCACAAATGGCAAAGGTCACGCTGCCCAGTCAGCTGCCCACAAGCGCCATCAGCCCCATACCCACCCACAGAGACACAAACAGCATGATCTTGTTCACCGTGCGGTGCCCCTGCCCATCGCAGCAGTAGTGCTTCACATCCGCCACAAAGTCAccaagcagcagcgtgaaGGCGAGGTACATCAGAATGCCGCCGATCCATAGCAGTCGTCCACAGCGACCACGTCCATGCGGCGCACATCGGCCCGCTTTCTTCCCTTTGGTCACCGCTCAGATAACGCAGCCAGCTGCAGGTGGATCACCTGCATCATCAGCACAGCAACCAGTGCAAACAGGAGCTGGTGTTGGTCGCATCTTTTAAGAAGGTCGTACATGCACTCCTAGTCGAACGCCtccgcgccagcgtcgaGCAGGTGAGTCATCGacacgggcagcagcacatcggTCGTGGCTGTTTTGCCAACCGTGAAAGCGATGGGGTGGTCGAGTAACGCAGCTAAGTACTTTGTCATGATCGGCATTCCGTCACGGGCAACGACACGCACAGGATCAGGAATATAGCGTATAAGAGCCCCTCAGCAGAGTAAGCACCATTCACACTGCTTGACAAGAGCGCTTATCCCCTCCCTATGCTACagccagcagctccatcgAGATCTGAGCCGGCATTGCCGAGCTCAGCCGTTTGCGTGAAAAGCTGCGCTGGCTCCCGTGTAGCACTGGACCAACTACGAACACACCGACGCGCCATCGGCTGCACGCGGTGGAATGAAAGAGATGATAAATCAGAAAGAGACACCGCAGCAAAGAAATAGACGGAACGCACActgtgcgcggcggtggtgtgctAGTGGATACCAAACGCCTTTACCAAGCCCTGTGGTGTCGCGAACGGTCACTCAAGATCTTCGAAGAAGCTTAGACGAAGAAGGCAAAGTCGTTCATataagagagagaagcggtgACAAGTGCGTTTCCACGAGTCGGTGAGGGCGTGCTACGACCGCGTAACAACGCATGGTCGGAGACGCGCTCATCGATGATAATCAACAGGGGGGGAGGTTCCCCTTTTGCTGGCGAGATATCCGCTGCCGCATGGCAAAAGCACCGCACGCCGTTGAGGAGTAGCTTCTAGCTCTGCTGTACGCAAACGCACGCTGACGTACCCAAACTGCATGCCAAATGGTACGACCCGCTCCCCTGTGCTTTGAGGAAGCCACAGCCGCCCTTCTTGCAGATTTCGCTGCGTGGGGGTCGTGCCCCTCGTCCATCGAACAAGGTATGAATCGCTGTACATGAAAGCCCCCAATTCTGGCAAGCCCTCATCCATTTCTGGGCATAGAGCACCTTCTCTGCATGATTCTGCCGCACCGTGAGTGCGGCATGCACACTAATGCTGAGCTTGTAAGCGCGTGCTCTCGCCATCCAGGAGCGCCaacctcctccatcgccacACTAAGAAGATTGTGCTGCGAGTCGAATGCAGCAGAGGGGTCCTCGAAGGCGTCAAAGAACGCTGCCGTCACGGAGATAGCATCGTATGTGCTGAGAGCAGTCCTCAGCGACGGCACAGGGGCTGGAAAAGCAAAAGGAGTAGCGAATCCCCTCGACGTCAGCAGGGCAGAGGTGTTGGAGTTGCAAGGTCCAAAGCGGGGACCATTCctctgcagcgtcgctgtTACACGTGGAGTGAAGGGCACTGCGTTTCAATGCTTGAGAGTGCCACAAGAATGTGAATCGAGCCAAGAAGGCGGGGGAATGATTGGGTGTAGCAGCGCACAAAGAAAGATAGGCGACACCTCATAAtacgcagcagcgagaaggTGAAACAACATAGCG
This DNA window, taken from Leishmania infantum JPCM5 genome chromosome 31, encodes the following:
- a CDS encoding iron/zinc transporter protein-like protein, with the translated sequence METAKLSVEASTRYLMALGYRVSAPLNADGSSTANVGETEHSLCRGFTGAYSLGLHVGALFLILFVSLLGTAIPILGKCIPSLVRYPYVFSVAKSAATGVLLSVSTIHLIFEGAEAFSEDCIPAVLKSYGPLYFLLALIAVLLMQALDMQLADIAERWMKAKLKREAEAAKAESKGDGECCGLSPDVDAGVTSGLAPADGPLTDERKSTSLKSGAQTTVPVAALDDCEVPLVALSPEHPVQHHHCDEPAAHGHQHLSVAPPRDMGYLRCVISAVCMEFGVTLHSVFVGLDVGLKKDSELKPLLVALVFHQLFEGMAVGSRLVDAKFSATLDVVLALVFSLSAPAGMAAAAIAVSVSPSAMSGSGFATVVAVLDTLCGGILLYLAFTLLLGDFVADVKHYCCDGQGHRTVKKIMLFVSLWVGMGLMALVGNWL